A window of Phragmites australis chromosome 2, lpPhrAust1.1, whole genome shotgun sequence genomic DNA:
CGAGTCagagggaaaggatcttttgggcatgccttattaaggtcggtgtagttgACGCACATTCTCAGCCGGCCATTGGCCTTTGGGACAATGACGGGGTTTGCTAGACACTccgggtgaaggacttctcggatgaagccgatGTCAAGGAGCTTGTCGACTTGCTCCCGAATGAACTCCTAGCACTCAGGTGCCTGTCAGCGAACCTTCTGCCTCACAGGCCGTGCATCTGGGCGCAtgacaaggtggtgctcgatcacctccctagggatcccgagcATATCCGACgactgccatgcaaacacgtcggcgttagcccagaggaaggcgacgaacgcgctttcctatttggcaTCCAGGCCACCACCGATACTGGTGACCTTAGACGGGTCTTCGCCCAGtgcgacctccttcgtagggaTGGAGGCATTGGCGGCAAGTCGTGACTTGGACGAAGAGGGTCCCAGACCCCCCGGGTGTCCTTTGACCTCGGCGCGGGCGGAGGCCAAGGCCGAGTacagctgctcggcgcaggagacggcgctgccggtttcggcgggcacggagatggggctggccgggcccggcatcttcatagtgaggtaggcatagtgtGTTGCCACCATAAATCTGGCGAGCGTCAGGCGCCCGAGGATAacattgtaggggagagggacttccgcaacgtcgaagaccacgttctccgtccggaagttgtcctgACTCCCAAAGGTGATGGGCAACTCGACTTGCCCGAGGGGTAGGGTGTACCCCAGCGTCACCCCATAGAAGGGAGGGACGGCTTCAAATGCTTTGGAGTCACCTGCAGCTTTTTGAACGCTTCttgggacaggaggttcaggcctgcgcccccgtcaaaaagcactcggctgacctttacattgcagatggtgggggataccaccagaggtagtcgccccaccccCGCAATACTCACGGGATGGTCCGCCTGACtaaaggtgatcggggtctctgaccacttgaggggcCTTGTGGCTGCCATGCTCAGGGTTGCCAAGCACACTTCACGCCGCATTGTTTTGACACAGCggcgagaggagggcgtgtatgcgcccccatcgatgaaggcaacggtgtgctcGGACTCTTGAAACTAGAGCTCTTTGTTTCCGGGGGCGCCTTTGTCGTTGTCACCTTTGCGGCGCTCCTCACGCTCCTTCTGGTGCCACTACGCGAGACCCTTCACCGACCGGCACTCGGTGAGGTCGTGCTAGTCGGTCTGGTGGATTTCGCACCATTTCCTTGCCTCTGACCTCGTAGGAGCGGGCTTTTTATCAACAGCCGCTCGGCGTGCCGGCCTGCGTGCGATGCCTTCCACCGACAGGATGAGGGCAGCTTCgcattttttcctcttctttttttcccacTTATCGGAGTGGGAAGGACCTATTTTGTCGGctgcgggttgctcagggcgcggaccATGCCATGCCCAAGCTTccaccgccttggcgcacttatcggccagcgcgaaaagctccgtggtggtctcgacctcgtgcgtgcctagcttctcgagcatccactcatcgcggacgccctgccagaaggcgacgatgatagcgtgggggtgatccgcgggatggtattgcggacctggctgaagcgttgTGTGAACCGCCTCAGCGTCTCTCCCTCccgctgcttgacggcatggaggtcgcactccagaccgGGGTGcgcgaaggtgccctgaaattttgccacaaactggtggcacagatcatcccaggagcaaatagagcctggggtaagttcatgagccaagagcgggcagagcccctcagggccatgtgaaagtaatttgccatcaccttttcgttcCCACCCGTTGCTTGGacggtggtggtgtagatctggaggaactcgatggggtcgatggaaCCGTCGTACTTCTTTGGTAGTTCGGGCCGAAACTTTGTGGGCtagttgacccggcggagctcgccggTGAACGCTCGGTAGCCCATGCCATATACCTCGGCGTTGGCTGTGCCCCTGGGGGGTGAATGCCGACGCACCGAGGAACCCCGGCGGTCGTGGGCTGGCATAGAGGAGGCTTGGTCCTCCATCACCTCGGCCCCGCGACGGGACTCCcggtggcgctcgagggtgacacacGCATCCTCGATGGCCCTCTGCTCATTAatgtgcaagcggaggtcttaAGCTCCTGTCGTGATCAGGGGGCGGCACTTCGTTTGGAGGCCCCCTGGCCGGCTCtaccgccacccgaagatgaTCTAGCCTTAGTTGTACCATAGAGGGAGGTGGTACAGGAACTCTGGGCAAGTACTTGCCGATGAGCTGTGCCCACAAAGTCGGCTACCTCCTGTAGCCAACGGCCCTCTGGTGTTTTTCCCACTGCATAGACCGGCGGTCGTGGGctgcctaaggagtgcttgcaTTGCAAACAAGGCACTCCCAGGGCCGGCATCACCAAAGTTGAGTTTGCGCCGTATCGACGCTCGGTGTTGTCCGGATGCCGATGTTGCGGCAGGGACAATCGCTGCTTGCTGCAGGTTCGGTGACCCGCCGCAGCGGCCgcggccctactgggcccagcgccattgtccctgATGCAAGGAGGTGCCGTGTGAGCCGACTGTCGACGCCGGTGAAGACAAGTAGGAGCCAGGGCCCCCCAGGACACGTTTTCCATCTCCTCGTTCAAGTCCGAATCAGCGCACTGACAACGATGTCCAcccgccattttttctgcaaaaaATGAGGTGGATTCAGGGGTACAAACCCCCTACCTGAtgcgccagctgtcggtggatgaacaccgtgAGTAGGGATCTTGtgggatcccctttgagattcggctggggagctggtcctggaactatctcgtacgtggggttaatgcgtgtgggactcaggcaggatggatcgtcgtcagctagtagaaataaatgcaccaagaatttagacaggttcaggccgcacggaggcgtaataccctactcctgtgtgtccagTATGTTTTTTATGCTCTTCGGATGTCtctctttctctggatctctctcttctacaaagtgctccccccGTTTTATCTACCGGGCCCTTCAGGTAGTGCACAGaatgagggcacaagttcccgtaaataataaatggaaagtgaccatcattggtctacgattgatgttacagagggttgaaaatacatccctcggacggttccattggtcttcgcattccagctttagcaggcgcagggcgcccaccggccagcctctaagtactctctcatgcccgtttaggcagagtaggtctgacgcgGTCTGATGTGacagggcgataagcctcgtgcccatcaaagatatcttcaaaccgTCTTTCTTTATAGGCCCCGCGAgaggacatgcgatgggacccaccgtattaattgtgcccacgccttcctgccaggtggtggcagggactggcgtattcagtacagtaggcgtgggggagagtggttggatgtgaccgtccacgctcctcattaaatgcggcatcgggcttcccaccgatcgacacctcatcgtggagtccctgtgGGGTttaccggcatggggcttgacgggtgctcggggctctccgggtgcttggggaccaactgttcttgaccccaagcgcccactcccggatcTTGAGTCCCTCAGGTCCTCGAggctctctgggtactcggggaccaactattcttggccccgagcgcctactcctggaccttgcttccctcgggtcctcggggctctctgggtactcgggggccacctgTTATTGGCCCAAAGCGCTCACTCCCGGACCTtacttccctcgggtcctcggggctctctgggtgctcaaGGACAgctgttcttgaccccgagtgcccactcccggaccatgcttccctcgggcctttggggaggtggtccccgagggaaggcgccatgtggcaccgcgctgtcctggcctcgggactcggaaactcccggatcccatatcaccgacaatatatatatatatatatatatatattcgtaaTTTCTGgtttttatgcttcttaagtatcTAGTTTTACCATATTAGTAGTAGTTGTTAAATTGTTATGTGCATCATATGAAAAGAGTATTACtgaatttatgatattttgGGTTCTATGCATCAATAtgaatgtttgaattttttattcaaattgaattaaaaagagaatatcacatgaaataataaaaatgcatacaaattgagcattacaaaggaataacctagggttggaaatatttttataaattagtacatcacataagaataatattagtgattttttctagatttttgggaatttctttgaggcattaaaaattgctagaatttataaaagtaggcttatttggggaattttaattaaatattgactgaCGCTTTTTGGattaaaccaattaaaacgggttgctagtgagctttcatatgctcataaaaatatttagaaattttggactatttttatactcataaataaaattaagagttaaataaaaagcTTAAACACGCAGGTACAACTACTTGCTAGCTTCTTCGGCAAGCGTGGCACAGGAACAGGcgggctgtattcggcaactaaGATACTGAATATGGTATTATATACTGTATTTGGCAACTCAAGTACAAAAACATTTTTTGATGAACGAGGTACCGAATAcacatattaaatttgtaaatacgataatatatcatatattttggtaaatatGGTTACGTGTATtagctatttttggatttttgccttAATCTATCGATACATGAAGCTCAACATACACCATAGTGGCATTCCATTCATTAATGACCGGGTCCCGGGGGGCAACGGTGCAACAACCAACCATAGACGATGCATCTCTTTCCTGAGAATCAATCAATGTGCGCTTCATGATTTTGTGCGTGTGATGCAATAGGGCCATGCATGAAGATGATGGTTCAAGCCGATGGAGCTGGTCCCGGGGACCAACCACTCGGTCGTCTGGTACAAGTACAGGCAGGACCGACCTCCAGTGCCTTCCATTCATGGCAACATGTTCCTTGCATTGGCCCCCGAGTTGAGATCCACACAACAACCCCCGTCGACAGTGGGAGCCACCGTTGCATACTACGTTTACCATCCGAATCAGGTTGTCTCCTGCTAGGCCAATTAGCCACCATTTGGAGAAAAGGAATTTTGCATTATCACTGCTCATTGGTGCTGCTGACCGTAGAATAGAATCACTGCCGTCACAGGACTATAACTGCCAAGCAAACGAAGAAGAGATCGAGCGTCGATCGGAAAGGTCGCTGGCATGCGACCGAGCCCACCTGAGTTTGAGCCCTACTGCCTACGCAGGTGCTTACCTGCTGCCTGAAATTAAATCCTAGACTGAGATTAGATCCCAGACAGGTTGTATGTACGCATGTATGCGTGTTGAGTGGTATTACATATTTTCTACACATTGAGAGCTTAAAACCTTCCAATTTATCTTTAGCATGTGTAAGAAATATGTGTGCGCGCACATATGGTGTGAGTGAGATATGAGTCGGTTATGTATGTCCTCCATGTACTTAATAAAGCAAACACAGAGCCTGTAGCTTGCAAATTGGCGTTGCATTTACTGAACAGCCAGGTTTTAGGATATACCCTTGCCTTACCACTAAAAACAGCCGGACTCTGTTTTTTGTAGAGCGAAACATTAAGATTCTGTGCAGTAGCATCTCGTGAAAACTGAAGAGTAGTAGCTGCTCGTACCAACTAACAAAAGAGACTATAAGAGTGCATTGCGCAACAACATCACACTGCTTCTTTTCATCCTAAAAATACCAGCCAGTACCATATCGCTTTCCATTCAAAAACTCTTGAAGACCAGAAGGAAGAACATCGCCTGTACACCACCAGGTTTAGCCACTGTCACTTTAGCACTTCGCCATAATCTATCCCCTCCAAATGTAAAGACCGAGCAGTGCTCCTGCTCATCGTTCAAAAAAGAATGTAAAGACTGGCCATGCTTTTAGGAGTTCCAGCATACGGGTACGATAATTCATCATGGCCCAGACATGCTTTCACTATAAGAATATTCCAGATAATAGGCCACAAAATAATTATAGCCAGAAAGGCATGCATGGTCCAGTTTTTCAAACAAATGCTCAGGGTCATAATACTACTAGTTGCTGTTCATTCATAACAGAGAGCACGCATACAGGTAGTTAAACTAACTCATTCCCATAATGTCACCATTAAGCAAGCACAAGAAAGACACATCCCACGATAGCAAACTAATTATATGAGCTAGCACCTAACTTGCTAAGAGCCCATGTGGGCACTAAATACTGAACTACTGGAGCTTCGTGTTCTCCTAAGCATCGTCCCATACTTGAGCTGTACAACCGTCATATTCCACCCAAAATCACAGCATTCCAAGATAGCACTTTTCTAGCTTGAACCGTTGAGGCGCTCCAAGGTTTCTGCGACATGCCTCATGGACGGTCGCCGCTCAGGATTCGCCTGAACACAAGCGAGAGCAACTTTCAGCACTGCAATCATCTCGTCCTCTCGTTCCGAGTCACAGGCAAGGAAAGGATCGAGCACATCGGCGGACGGTTTCTTCTCCTCGATGCAGAATTGGACCCATTGAACCAGATCCATCTGCATGGTTTCTAGGAGAATAGCAGGCGATCTGCCAGTTATCATTTCGAGCAAGACCACACCGTAGGAGTAGACATCCCATTTCTGGGATGGTTTCAGCGTCTTCAGAGCTTCTGGTGCTTGATAACATGACCCTTTGCTCACGAGAGGGCTCACTGAGGCATCTGATTGCTGGCTCGGAACCTTTTCTAAACCAACTCGATCTGATTGCGCGAAAGGTGATGCTCCAGCAATGTTTGCAAGTCGCCCAAGGCCAAAGTCTGAAATGTATGGCTCCATGTTTGTTCCAAGGAGCACATTGTTTGGCCTCAAATCCCCATGAACATACTTTTTGGGGCTGAATTCATGCAAGAAAGACATCCCCTTGGCGACTCCTTGCATGACCTTCAGACGGGCATCCCATGGCAATGGCGTGAATGTCATTGTCCCAGGTTTACCTGAAAGCCATAGCAATTTGACAGAGCAAGGAGTCAGCAAACATATCACTAGCTCGACACAACCACACATGTCCTACTAGAAGGTGAGGATATAGTCAAACAATCTCTGTTACAATAGGCAAGAGAATCTCCAAGTTCTGAATAAAGATAACAACTAACAGCAGGGTAGGTTATATCAGAAAAGTCAATCTTTGACGAATACCAGAATACAAATCCTACCAAACTTATATAAAAACTAATAATTGATCAAAGCctggagaaaaagagaagttgGTATGAACTTAATTCCAATCCTAACATACTAGTTTCAAAGAACAAAACAATAAAAAGGTTGCACACAATTACACCAAGCGCATACCAAATTTCCACCCTACCTGCAGTTATTATGCTAAATTAAAGCATTGGGAATTACGATCGTGATCCACAAAAGTATTATAAGGAACTTCTCAATAATTTGTTCATGGAACAACAGAATCAATAGAAAAGGGCACAGCAAAGGCTTTGTAAATCTTGATGTTAGTCACAAAACCATGCACGTACCATGAATTGCTGCAGCAAGGCTTCCATTAGGAATGTAATTGTATATCAGCAACTTCTCATCAAAAGACCAGTAGTAGGCTCTCAAGGTAACAATGTTAGGATGCCGGACCTTGCCTATAGCCTCAACCTCAGTCTGAAATTCCTTAAACTTCTGCAATCCCCCCTCCACAAGCCGCCTCACCGCCATCGTGAGCCCATCCTCAAGGACCACCTTGTACACAATCCCAATCCCACTCTTCCCTAGCACAAATGCTGACGCCTTGAGTAGCTCATCCAGATCAAACATCACTTGCTGGTCCAACGCCACAAGATCATAATGCTCCACATGCTCGGATGGAGTCTCGGACTCATCCTTGCCGAAACAGCCGCGATCCTTGCCACACCTCGACCCTTTAGAACCGGCAGCCGCACGATGCCCCTTGTCCTTGGATGAAATCGCCCTCCAATAGCAGTAGAAGAACACCAGCGCAATGATCAAAATTCCCACCACATCACTCAGCGCAATGGCCACAATGGCTATCTTCCCCAGCCCCTTTCTCCTCCATTTGCCACCACCAGCCGCCTCGGGCGCGGTCGAGTCCCCATCCTTGGGCACGAACGAATCGGACGACGGCACGGTATCCGGCGAGCACGGGTTCTTGAGCGGCGGGCCGCAGAGGCCCGGGTTGCCGACGAATGCCTTGGGGCCCTGGTTCTCCAGCGCCCCGTTCCGCGGGATCGGGCCGGACAGGTTGTTGTATGTGAGATCGATGTACACCTTCTCCGGCAGACTCCCGAGGCTCGCCGGAATGGGCCCCGAGAACTCGTTGTGCGAGAGGTCGACCGTCCCAGGGAGCCTGGACAGGCTCCCGATGTCGTCCGGGATGGCACCGGAGAAGTGGTTGTAAGACAAATCGAGCCGCTCCAGCGCCGCCATGTCCCGACCGAACCCCTCCGGGAGCGGGCCGGTGAGATTGTTCCGGGCGAGCGCGAGCGCGCGGAGCCGCCGGCATTTCAGGATCGACGCGGGGAGACTGCCGTTGAGTGCGTTGGAGGAGaggtcgaggatctggaggtaCGCGAGGTCCCCCAGCTCCTCGGGGAGCGGGCCGTACAGTGCGTTGCCGTAAAGGACGAGGCTCCGGAGCGCGGGGGAGCCAGCGAGGAGGGCCGGCGGGACGGGGCCGAAGAGGCGGTTGCTGCGGAGGTTGAGGTGGCGGAGCGAGGCCGGGAGCGGGGACGCCGGCAGCGCGGCGACGAGGCGCTTCCGGGGCAGGGAGAGCGcgacgacgcggcggcggcccgTCGAGTTGGTGTCGGCGGAGCAGGCGACGCCGTTCCACGCGCAGGGGTCCGGCGCGGTGGCGTTCCAGTTCGCCAGCGCGCCAGTGGGATCTTGTAGGACGGCGGACTTGAAGGCCAGCAGCGCCTGCCCGTCCGGAGAGAGCGCGTTGGCGGTGGTAGCGGCGAGGAGCAGGAGGACAATGTGGTGGAGCGCCGCCATGGCGACGCGTTGTGCGCGAGTGGCGACTGGCGAGTGGGGCGGTGCAGTGGTGAAGTGTGGGTGGGCTGGGCAGCTGTTGGAGAAGTTATCTTACTAGCAATCTTTGGTCGGGTGTGTTTCCCAACAGCACTAGCCAAGCTAGAAGGTGGCGTTTGGATGAAGCTTTGGAATGGGAACGCGATGTGAATATTGGATATGAGACGTGGGTTACGGTTTAGGAAATAATCAGCTTATACTATTCTTATGTTTGGCATTTGGATATGGGATATGTGCTAGACGTGAGAAATATATGTACAATTCACTAAAGGACACGACTAATGCCTGCACATGCATTCTACGGTTATTCTGTTCACACACCTAATCAGGAAAATAACTTAATTAGACGCATTCCTAATCTAATAAACTACTTGAAAAGCACCCTACGCAAGAGCGCACCCATGCCAGCGCTAGCGCAAACACCCCATCTCACGAAGCGAGCTCATCTGCTCATCGTAGTTGAAATGCATGGACCAGTGCATCCCATAGTCCCTCACAATAAGCATACTTGAGACATAACAAGTATTTATTTTAGGGAGACGAAAAAATTAAATTGACAAAAGCAAATCATTATCACTTGAAAAGCATTTAAATTAATTCAGCGAGCAAATTAGAACAACTTTAAAAGCAAATTATATTGTGTATGCCATtggctttcataggaagatacGATGAGACGGAAAAGGTGAATTGTTAAGCAATTTTTATCAT
This region includes:
- the LOC133903092 gene encoding receptor protein kinase-like protein ZAR1, with translation MAALHHIVLLLLAATTANALSPDGQALLAFKSAVLQDPTGALANWNATAPDPCAWNGVACSADTNSTGRRRVVALSLPRKRLVAALPASPLPASLRHLNLRSNRLFGPVPPALLAGSPALRSLVLYGNALYGPLPEELGDLAYLQILDLSSNALNGSLPASILKCRRLRALALARNNLTGPLPEGFGRDMAALERLDLSYNHFSGAIPDDIGSLSRLPGTVDLSHNEFSGPIPASLGSLPEKVYIDLTYNNLSGPIPRNGALENQGPKAFVGNPGLCGPPLKNPCSPDTVPSSDSFVPKDGDSTAPEAAGGGKWRRKGLGKIAIVAIALSDVVGILIIALVFFYCYWRAISSKDKGHRAAAGSKGSRCGKDRGCFGKDESETPSEHVEHYDLVALDQQVMFDLDELLKASAFVLGKSGIGIVYKVVLEDGLTMAVRRLVEGGLQKFKEFQTEVEAIGKVRHPNIVTLRAYYWSFDEKLLIYNYIPNGSLAAAIHGKPGTMTFTPLPWDARLKVMQGVAKGMSFLHEFSPKKYVHGDLRPNNVLLGTNMEPYISDFGLGRLANIAGASPFAQSDRVGLEKVPSQQSDASVSPLVSKGSCYQAPEALKTLKPSQKWDVYSYGVVLLEMITGRSPAILLETMQMDLVQWVQFCIEEKKPSADVLDPFLACDSEREDEMIAVLKVALACVQANPERRPSMRHVAETLERLNGSS